The proteins below are encoded in one region of Holophagaceae bacterium:
- the tsaB gene encoding tRNA (adenosine(37)-N6)-threonylcarbamoyltransferase complex dimerization subunit type 1 TsaB: MILGLDTATEVLHLALVDGERAWTRRVVVGVGRSHSVSLLPSLEALMGEAGASAADLEGVCCCAGPGGFTSIRIGVATAEGLALTGLPTWGFSSFLLRAHALKQAGITGAFWVLLDGQRSEVFLQKWNGVEAANEARKVPLADLPDLISAEEWWAPSSLLPKLSPSARPPLRLEDEGASMLEGLVSLCRDLPALPPEAPIHPFYLRETDAEVNFPEASAHLDDALRKGRAR; encoded by the coding sequence ATGATCCTTGGCCTCGACACCGCCACCGAAGTCCTCCACCTGGCGCTGGTGGATGGGGAACGCGCCTGGACCCGGCGGGTGGTGGTGGGCGTCGGACGCAGCCATAGCGTCTCGCTGCTGCCCTCCCTGGAGGCCCTCATGGGGGAAGCCGGCGCTTCGGCGGCCGATCTGGAAGGTGTGTGCTGCTGCGCGGGCCCTGGCGGCTTCACGAGCATCCGCATCGGCGTGGCCACAGCGGAAGGCCTGGCACTCACAGGGCTGCCCACCTGGGGGTTCTCCTCCTTCCTGCTGCGCGCCCACGCCTTGAAACAGGCTGGCATCACGGGAGCCTTCTGGGTGCTGCTGGACGGGCAGCGCAGCGAGGTGTTCCTCCAGAAATGGAATGGCGTCGAAGCTGCGAACGAAGCCCGGAAGGTGCCTTTGGCGGATCTGCCCGATCTCATCTCCGCCGAGGAATGGTGGGCGCCTTCAAGCCTCCTTCCGAAACTTTCCCCATCGGCCCGCCCGCCCCTGCGCCTTGAGGACGAAGGCGCCTCGATGTTGGAAGGGCTTGTGTCGCTTTGCCGAGATCTCCCTGCCCTTCCTCCGGAGGCTCCGATCCATCCGTTCTACCTGCGCGAGACCGATGCGGAAGTGAATTTCCCGGAAGCCTCGGCGCACCTGGACGACGCGCTCCGCAAAGGCAGGGCGCGTTGA
- a CDS encoding 50S ribosomal protein L28, with translation MSRQCEICGKKPQFGNNVSHSNNITKRRWNPNLQNARALVNGVAKQVTICTSCLQAGKIVKAPRGLNNSTKRTAA, from the coding sequence ATGTCCCGTCAGTGCGAGATTTGCGGCAAGAAGCCCCAATTCGGGAACAACGTTTCCCATTCCAACAACATCACCAAGCGCCGGTGGAATCCCAACCTTCAGAATGCCCGCGCCCTGGTCAACGGCGTGGCCAAGCAGGTGACGATCTGCACCTCCTGCCTGCAGGCGGGCAAGATCGTGAAGGCCCCCCGGGGACTCAACAATTCCACCAAGCGCACAGCCGCTTAA
- the dprA gene encoding DNA-protecting protein DprA — protein sequence MSLLDPARLALAFAVLPWLERDKARLWGTLQNGGTAELGPEAVSQLEALDLPRFRSEAAERKGRLVLPGDEGSDAFFEPLPYPVALWVRGTLPPPGLRIAVVGTRTPSLLGRERARNWSRQLTEQGVGVISGLARGIDGAAHAGALEAGPTWGIMGSGLDHPYPKEHTGLMERIVDSGGGLITPFPPDALPLKWHFPRRNLLLAAWSRGVLVVEAKLKSGSLVTAKLALDLGKELWVVPGSPEDPLSEGPNSLLREGAARLCRSPADLLEDLAELG from the coding sequence TTGAGTCTCCTGGATCCAGCCCGACTTGCGCTTGCCTTCGCCGTGCTGCCCTGGCTGGAGCGCGACAAGGCGCGTCTCTGGGGGACCCTCCAGAATGGCGGGACAGCCGAACTCGGCCCTGAAGCGGTTTCGCAATTGGAGGCCTTGGACCTTCCCCGCTTCCGGAGCGAGGCCGCTGAGCGGAAAGGACGCCTCGTGCTGCCAGGAGATGAAGGCTCGGACGCCTTCTTCGAGCCCTTGCCCTATCCCGTGGCGCTATGGGTCCGTGGCACCCTGCCGCCGCCGGGGCTCCGCATCGCCGTGGTGGGCACCCGCACGCCCAGCCTTCTGGGCCGCGAGCGGGCACGGAACTGGAGCCGCCAGTTGACCGAGCAGGGTGTGGGGGTGATTTCCGGCCTGGCCCGGGGCATCGATGGCGCGGCCCATGCGGGCGCTCTCGAGGCTGGCCCCACCTGGGGAATCATGGGCTCGGGGCTGGACCACCCCTACCCGAAGGAGCACACGGGCCTCATGGAGCGCATCGTGGATTCCGGGGGAGGGTTGATCACGCCCTTTCCGCCGGACGCCCTGCCGCTCAAGTGGCACTTCCCCCGGCGCAACTTGCTGCTCGCGGCCTGGAGCCGGGGCGTGCTCGTGGTCGAAGCCAAGCTGAAAAGCGGCTCGCTGGTCACCGCCAAGCTGGCTCTGGACCTGGGCAAGGAGCTGTGGGTGGTGCCCGGCAGCCCGGAAGATCCGCTGTCCGAGGGGCCGAATTCCCTGTTGCGGGAAGGCGCCGCGCGCCTATGCCGCTCACCGGCCGATCTGTTGGAGGATCTGGCGGAATTGGGCTGA
- the topA gene encoding type I DNA topoisomerase, whose amino-acid sequence MTKLVIVESPSKAKTIAKYIGKEYTVKASVGHIRDLPKKLGVDIEHGFQEEYEISPAKAKVVAELRASAKGASELILATDPDREGEAISWHLLEAIKPPKSLPVSRVLFNEITPAGIQKAMANPTVINKKLVDAQRARRVLDRLVGYKVSQVLWDKVRRGLSAGRVQSVTVRLIVDREREIQAFKAVEYWVLKGRFSAKVPPNFWMRLVKLSGQALQLGNKETKRRVENEKQAHGLRDQILKAPWKVTGLETKEKKRNPAPPFTTARLQQEAAQKLKMSVSRTMQNAQRLYEGLDFGEGPIGLITYMRTDSPRLAPEAIEAARAYIAKKYGKEYLPAKARVYVGKAGAQDAHEAIRPTDVMRTPESLREHLEPDQFRLYSLIWRRTMASQMEAARMDETVASAAAALENGEEALFEAKGEIERFPGWLAVYRTDKKETDAEAIQDATKTDGEEEEEKVGLPPLELGETLTLQSLETDQQFTKPPARFNEATLVKELEEDGIGRPSTYASIISTIQDRDYVKKHEGRFKPSELGCVVTDLLVQGFHELMNPKYTSGLEANLDRVEEGSLTFLKAMKDFYGPFEQSLADAGTHMQNLKAGVPSGEACPKCGAPLLKRIGKNGLFFGCSNYHAEKPEDKCDYTAEVEAMDEPEDAPECPLCGSTPMALRKGQWGPFWACTNYPKCKGIRKADPKGIPVPADVPTGEKCPVCGKDFVKRHGRYGEFICCVDYPSCKTVKKEILGVPCPKCGGDLSPRKTRFGKVFYGCTNYPKCDFTAWDKPVARTCPKCKSPYLMEKTRKPRGKDPIQVLLCPAPGCGFEEVLG is encoded by the coding sequence TTGACCAAGCTCGTCATCGTCGAAAGCCCCTCAAAGGCCAAGACCATCGCTAAATACATTGGCAAGGAGTACACGGTGAAGGCCTCCGTGGGCCATATCCGCGACCTTCCCAAGAAGCTCGGCGTGGACATCGAGCATGGCTTCCAGGAGGAATACGAAATCTCCCCGGCCAAAGCCAAGGTGGTCGCGGAGCTCCGGGCCTCGGCCAAAGGCGCCAGTGAATTGATTCTCGCGACCGACCCTGACCGCGAAGGGGAAGCCATTTCCTGGCATCTGCTGGAGGCCATCAAACCCCCGAAATCCCTTCCTGTTTCGCGGGTGCTGTTCAACGAGATCACACCCGCCGGCATCCAGAAGGCCATGGCCAACCCCACGGTCATCAACAAGAAGCTGGTGGACGCCCAGCGGGCCCGGCGCGTGCTGGACCGGCTCGTGGGCTACAAGGTGAGCCAGGTGCTCTGGGACAAGGTCCGGCGAGGACTCTCCGCGGGCCGGGTCCAAAGCGTGACGGTGCGGCTCATCGTGGACCGCGAACGGGAAATCCAGGCCTTCAAGGCAGTGGAATATTGGGTGCTGAAGGGCCGGTTCAGCGCCAAGGTGCCGCCGAATTTCTGGATGCGCCTGGTGAAGCTCAGCGGCCAGGCCCTGCAGCTCGGCAACAAGGAGACCAAGCGCCGGGTGGAAAACGAGAAGCAGGCCCACGGCCTCCGGGACCAGATCCTCAAGGCGCCCTGGAAAGTCACCGGCCTGGAGACCAAGGAAAAGAAGCGCAATCCCGCGCCGCCCTTCACCACGGCGCGCCTCCAGCAGGAGGCCGCCCAGAAGCTGAAGATGAGCGTCAGCCGGACCATGCAGAACGCCCAGCGGCTCTATGAGGGCCTGGATTTCGGCGAAGGTCCCATCGGCCTCATCACTTATATGAGGACGGATTCGCCACGGCTGGCGCCCGAAGCCATCGAGGCCGCCCGGGCCTACATCGCGAAGAAATACGGGAAGGAGTATCTGCCGGCCAAGGCCCGCGTCTATGTCGGCAAGGCCGGCGCCCAGGACGCCCACGAGGCCATCCGCCCCACGGATGTCATGCGGACGCCGGAATCGCTGAGGGAGCACCTGGAGCCCGACCAGTTCCGCCTGTATTCACTCATCTGGCGGCGCACCATGGCGTCGCAGATGGAAGCGGCCCGCATGGACGAGACCGTGGCGAGCGCCGCCGCGGCCCTCGAAAACGGCGAGGAAGCCCTGTTCGAAGCCAAGGGCGAGATCGAACGGTTCCCAGGCTGGCTGGCGGTCTACCGCACAGACAAGAAAGAAACGGATGCCGAGGCCATCCAGGACGCGACCAAGACCGATGGAGAGGAAGAGGAGGAAAAGGTCGGCCTGCCCCCTCTGGAATTGGGCGAGACGCTGACCCTGCAGTCACTGGAAACCGACCAGCAGTTCACCAAGCCGCCGGCGCGCTTCAATGAAGCGACGCTCGTCAAGGAACTCGAAGAGGACGGCATCGGCCGCCCCTCGACCTACGCGAGCATCATCTCCACCATCCAGGACCGGGATTATGTGAAAAAGCACGAAGGCCGCTTCAAGCCCTCGGAGCTGGGCTGCGTGGTGACGGACCTGCTGGTGCAGGGTTTCCACGAGCTGATGAACCCGAAATACACCAGCGGTCTCGAAGCCAATCTGGACCGCGTGGAAGAGGGCTCCCTGACCTTCCTGAAGGCCATGAAGGATTTCTACGGGCCCTTCGAGCAGTCCCTGGCTGACGCGGGCACGCACATGCAAAACCTGAAGGCCGGCGTGCCCTCGGGGGAGGCCTGTCCGAAGTGCGGCGCGCCGCTGCTGAAGCGCATCGGCAAGAACGGCCTTTTTTTCGGGTGCTCGAACTACCACGCTGAAAAACCCGAGGACAAGTGCGACTACACCGCGGAAGTCGAGGCCATGGACGAGCCCGAGGACGCGCCGGAATGCCCGCTCTGCGGCTCGACGCCGATGGCGCTGCGCAAGGGCCAATGGGGGCCGTTCTGGGCCTGCACCAACTATCCGAAATGCAAGGGCATCCGCAAGGCCGACCCGAAGGGGATTCCAGTTCCCGCCGATGTGCCCACCGGCGAGAAATGCCCCGTCTGCGGCAAGGACTTCGTCAAACGCCATGGCCGCTACGGCGAGTTCATCTGCTGCGTGGACTACCCGAGCTGCAAGACCGTGAAGAAGGAGATCCTCGGCGTTCCCTGCCCCAAGTGCGGCGGAGATTTGAGCCCGCGCAAAACGCGCTTCGGGAAGGTGTTCTATGGCTGCACCAATTATCCCAAGTGCGACTTCACGGCCTGGGACAAGCCCGTCGCCCGCACCTGCCCCAAGTGCAAGAGCCCTTACCTCATGGAGAAGACCCGCAAGCCTCGCGGCAAGGATCCCATCCAGGTGCTGCTTTGCCCGGCTCCCGGTTGCGGGTTCGAGGAAGTCCTGGGCTGA
- a CDS encoding RDD family protein, with protein sequence MAMPNPHLDGTVQEIEAATRWSRLAARLIDYLIWFAPLALFIFPCLGPIAAVLGWLGILGAQIWLLVTRAQTIGKKGMGIYIMRTDGGIPHIGWLLVREFAIPALAGLLQYMGSVNHDAAGLFFSLVASLLWLIDVLFIFGRTRRCLHDYIAGTHVVKAA encoded by the coding sequence ATGGCCATGCCCAATCCCCACCTCGACGGGACCGTCCAGGAGATCGAAGCCGCCACGCGATGGAGCCGCCTCGCGGCGCGGCTCATCGACTACCTCATCTGGTTCGCGCCGCTGGCGCTCTTCATTTTCCCCTGCCTGGGCCCCATCGCGGCCGTGCTGGGCTGGCTCGGAATCCTGGGCGCCCAGATCTGGCTGCTGGTGACCCGGGCGCAGACCATCGGCAAAAAGGGCATGGGCATCTACATCATGCGGACGGATGGGGGGATTCCCCACATCGGATGGCTGCTGGTCCGTGAATTCGCGATCCCCGCCCTGGCCGGACTCCTGCAATACATGGGGAGCGTGAACCACGATGCCGCGGGCCTGTTCTTCAGCCTGGTGGCGAGCCTGCTCTGGCTGATCGACGTGCTGTTCATCTTCGGCCGCACCCGCCGCTGCCTCCACGACTACATTGCCGGTACCCATGTCGTGAAGGCCGCCTAG
- a CDS encoding PilZ domain-containing protein, whose translation MDTPRRHPRINVVDGRLSASLRIKDKHLAGIRVTSLSVGGLFLFIDTSHTSGVVAGRRIEDLILHHPDLPPNPMSATVMRTLGGGQGMDIMGCGLRFDPLPDEQARALGAYIEGRLKDHEEPFIP comes from the coding sequence ATGGACACCCCGCGCCGGCACCCGAGGATCAATGTCGTGGACGGCCGCCTGAGCGCCTCCCTGCGCATCAAGGACAAGCATCTGGCGGGCATCCGGGTGACCAGCCTGAGCGTAGGCGGCCTTTTCCTTTTCATCGACACCAGCCACACGAGCGGCGTGGTGGCGGGCCGGCGCATCGAGGACCTGATCCTCCATCATCCCGACCTGCCCCCGAACCCCATGAGCGCCACCGTGATGCGGACGCTGGGGGGCGGCCAGGGCATGGACATCATGGGTTGCGGCCTGCGCTTCGACCCGTTGCCCGATGAGCAGGCACGGGCCCTGGGCGCCTACATCGAGGGCCGCCTGAAAGACCACGAGGAGCCTTTCATTCCCTGA
- a CDS encoding helix-turn-helix transcriptional regulator: protein MQPVPRQHPANDGAPSTALMSGVFLFIAVQFAVDLVWDRIQGEVSLLHQGFEILIGTVSLTLGLRLLLVLRHRGQAITSLKTALEASQQEADRWRAEAAQALEGLGRALDIQFERWNLSHAEREVALLLLKGFSTRDIAELRSTSERTVRQQAQDVYRKAGLAGRAELSAFFLEDLLLPTTHG, encoded by the coding sequence ATGCAGCCCGTTCCCAGACAGCATCCGGCAAATGACGGAGCCCCCAGCACGGCGCTGATGAGCGGAGTTTTCCTATTCATCGCGGTGCAGTTCGCGGTCGATCTGGTGTGGGACCGGATCCAGGGCGAAGTGAGCCTCCTGCATCAGGGATTTGAAATCCTGATCGGGACCGTATCCCTTACCTTGGGTCTACGGCTTCTGCTTGTCCTGCGCCACAGGGGCCAGGCCATCACCAGCCTGAAAACGGCCCTGGAAGCTTCCCAGCAGGAGGCCGACCGGTGGCGCGCCGAAGCCGCCCAGGCCTTGGAGGGGCTGGGGCGCGCCCTGGACATTCAGTTCGAGCGATGGAACCTCAGCCACGCCGAACGGGAAGTGGCCCTCCTCCTCCTCAAAGGCTTCAGCACCCGCGACATCGCGGAGCTGCGGTCCACCTCCGAGCGCACCGTCCGCCAGCAGGCCCAGGATGTCTATCGGAAAGCCGGCCTGGCGGGCCGCGCTGAACTGTCCGCTTTCTTCCTGGAAGACCTGCTCCTGCCCACGACCCATGGGTGA
- a CDS encoding CxxxxCH/CxxCH domain-containing protein gives MKHALTSLHMRIFGAVLLLIGSMLACSRGDQTRGAGPSQNGHFHPADWISIHPGKAMTPGTLGGCKECHEMTVTRTGSGIPSCMTADCHHKPVPGWALAGSHGAKAKLAQDASGGGMASCQLCHGTDFGGGVSTNSCESCHTVKAPHPVKPWRNSAGTTHTNTDPSNAAVCAQCHFPGSAVNPPNHPPVSPAAGSAPGCFNNTLCHGEAAAPHALGSVWLEPTSQNFHGLQAKQDLLYCQSCHGTPGTPKFDGGSASTKCSSCHTAAKAHSKPWHPAPVATFPGYVPSHRNAGKRDTSCSVCHDYTKGRTAPLIGAPSCYSAAEGGVGCHANGPGQANHAVPYLEAGHTAVTQTGFNSNCSSCHAVAGASPLSSAPLCSACHQAGSPLTQGSCASCHAKPPTGSVFPNVAGTHAKHDALSGLTGQCAACHSGSDSGSLLHYNHANGRSGHDSLRTAPGETSFLATFNSKSGSASFDPTQLTCSNVSCHGGKTTPNWQNGIIDVNSEAGCQQCHVVGTAVGTPENNSAYSGLHAVHMAAKAGAACVDCHAMGNSTAGAQNHFKFLNTPQMEGPASSTIAPQGNPSFYNIPTQTCGNFVCHGQQHTNYSWIGGANHAVPFLDSAHFTASQSGFDANCKNCHSDTGSSPIAAAPLCSTCHQASSVLTVSNCASCHTKPPTGAAFPNVAGKHGKHDALDGVAGVCSSCHTGSDSTTLSHYDHANARPGKDALRVPPAPTAFMSVYNAKSGSASFNPATLTCSSVSCHGGQSASSWQTGTIDPNADAGCRQCHALGTSQGVPQYNSLFSGLHAKHLGTEVNALCTECHIMSNGTAGAQNHFKFLNTTQMEGPAGSTVAPLGNPAFYNIPAQTCGTFTCHGTQHGNFSWTGGPNHAVPFLSPDHTSVTQGGYDADCKTCHAVSGTSPLASAPLCSSCHQGGSPLTISNCASCHAEPPTGSVFPNIAGTHATHDSLQGVTGACNTCHSNSGTTTQLHYDHANGRPGHDALRVPPGEVQTLSTYNAKTGAASFNTAGLTCSNVSCHGGQTTPNWQTGSINVDTQCASCHVRGTTQFNSYNSGEHKKHVVDEGIACVECHNTTTLAVNHFTTLGTSAMEGPASATIGGGATAIPAGAWNATNKTCTFNCHGQENHNNEQW, from the coding sequence ATGAAGCACGCACTGACATCCCTTCATATGCGGATCTTCGGAGCTGTCCTGCTGCTCATCGGATCGATGCTCGCTTGCAGCCGCGGCGATCAGACCCGGGGCGCGGGGCCGAGCCAGAACGGGCATTTCCATCCGGCGGACTGGATCTCCATCCACCCCGGCAAGGCCATGACTCCAGGCACCCTCGGCGGCTGCAAGGAATGCCATGAAATGACCGTGACGCGGACCGGCAGCGGCATCCCCTCCTGCATGACCGCGGACTGCCACCATAAACCGGTTCCGGGATGGGCCTTGGCGGGGAGCCACGGCGCGAAGGCGAAGCTGGCGCAGGACGCCTCGGGCGGGGGCATGGCTTCCTGCCAGCTCTGCCACGGCACGGACTTCGGCGGCGGCGTCTCCACGAATTCCTGCGAATCCTGCCACACCGTGAAGGCTCCGCATCCAGTGAAACCATGGAGGAATTCCGCCGGGACCACGCACACCAACACGGATCCATCGAATGCGGCGGTCTGCGCGCAATGCCATTTCCCGGGGTCCGCTGTGAATCCGCCCAACCACCCGCCGGTCAGCCCGGCCGCGGGGAGCGCACCCGGATGTTTCAATAACACGCTGTGCCACGGCGAGGCCGCAGCGCCCCATGCCCTGGGCTCCGTGTGGCTGGAGCCCACCAGCCAGAATTTCCATGGCCTTCAGGCGAAGCAGGATCTGCTGTACTGCCAGTCCTGCCACGGCACGCCGGGCACCCCTAAATTCGACGGCGGCTCCGCGTCCACCAAATGCTCCAGTTGCCATACGGCGGCCAAGGCCCACTCGAAGCCCTGGCATCCCGCGCCGGTCGCCACCTTCCCCGGCTACGTGCCCTCCCACCGGAACGCCGGAAAGCGGGACACCTCCTGCAGCGTCTGCCACGACTACACCAAGGGCCGGACGGCCCCGCTCATCGGCGCGCCCAGCTGCTATTCCGCTGCCGAAGGCGGAGTCGGCTGCCACGCCAATGGACCTGGCCAGGCCAACCATGCGGTTCCGTACCTTGAAGCAGGCCACACGGCAGTCACCCAAACGGGGTTCAATTCGAATTGCAGTTCCTGCCACGCGGTGGCGGGGGCCTCGCCACTTTCCTCGGCGCCGCTCTGCAGCGCCTGCCACCAGGCCGGATCTCCGTTGACCCAGGGAAGCTGCGCTTCGTGCCACGCAAAACCGCCCACGGGATCGGTGTTTCCGAATGTGGCGGGCACCCACGCCAAGCATGACGCGCTGAGCGGCCTGACCGGGCAGTGCGCCGCCTGCCACAGCGGATCCGATTCGGGATCCCTGCTCCATTACAACCACGCCAATGGCCGCTCCGGGCACGACTCGCTGCGGACGGCTCCGGGCGAGACCTCGTTCCTGGCCACCTTCAACAGCAAATCCGGTTCCGCCTCCTTCGATCCGACCCAGCTCACCTGCTCCAACGTGAGCTGCCACGGCGGAAAGACGACGCCGAACTGGCAGAACGGCATCATCGACGTGAACAGCGAAGCCGGGTGCCAGCAGTGCCACGTGGTCGGCACCGCCGTGGGGACGCCGGAAAACAACAGCGCCTACAGCGGCCTCCACGCGGTGCACATGGCCGCGAAGGCTGGGGCGGCCTGCGTGGATTGCCATGCGATGGGCAACAGCACGGCCGGCGCCCAGAACCACTTCAAGTTCCTCAACACGCCCCAGATGGAAGGCCCCGCCAGCAGCACCATCGCGCCCCAGGGCAATCCGTCCTTCTACAATATCCCGACCCAGACCTGCGGCAATTTCGTCTGCCACGGACAGCAGCACACCAACTACTCCTGGATCGGGGGAGCGAACCACGCCGTCCCCTTCCTCGACAGCGCCCACTTCACCGCCAGCCAGAGCGGCTTCGATGCCAATTGCAAGAACTGCCACTCGGACACGGGCTCGTCCCCGATCGCGGCGGCGCCGCTCTGCTCGACCTGCCACCAGGCTTCCTCGGTGCTGACGGTGTCGAACTGCGCATCTTGCCACACCAAGCCTCCAACGGGGGCGGCCTTCCCGAATGTGGCCGGAAAGCACGGCAAGCACGATGCGCTCGATGGCGTCGCTGGGGTCTGCTCGTCCTGCCACACGGGTTCCGATTCGACCACGCTTTCGCACTACGACCATGCCAATGCGCGTCCCGGCAAGGATGCGCTGCGGGTGCCGCCCGCCCCCACGGCTTTCATGTCGGTGTACAACGCGAAATCCGGCTCGGCCTCGTTCAATCCCGCCACGCTCACCTGCTCCAGCGTGAGCTGCCACGGCGGACAATCCGCGTCGAGCTGGCAGACCGGCACCATCGATCCGAATGCCGACGCCGGCTGCCGCCAGTGCCACGCCCTCGGCACCTCCCAGGGCGTTCCCCAGTACAACAGCCTCTTCTCCGGTCTGCACGCCAAGCATCTGGGCACCGAGGTCAATGCGCTCTGCACCGAATGCCACATCATGTCCAATGGCACCGCCGGAGCCCAGAACCACTTCAAATTCCTGAACACCACGCAGATGGAAGGCCCCGCCGGCAGCACCGTGGCGCCCCTGGGCAACCCGGCCTTCTACAACATTCCTGCGCAGACCTGCGGCACCTTCACCTGCCACGGGACCCAGCACGGCAACTTCTCGTGGACCGGCGGCCCGAACCACGCCGTCCCGTTCCTGAGTCCTGACCACACCTCGGTGACCCAAGGCGGATACGATGCCGACTGCAAGACTTGCCATGCGGTTTCCGGCACCTCCCCGCTCGCTTCGGCGCCGCTCTGCTCCAGCTGCCACCAAGGCGGATCGCCCCTGACGATCTCGAATTGCGCTTCGTGCCATGCCGAGCCGCCCACGGGAAGCGTCTTCCCGAATATCGCCGGCACGCATGCCACCCATGATTCCCTCCAGGGCGTCACGGGCGCCTGCAACACCTGCCACAGCAATTCGGGCACGACCACGCAGCTCCATTACGACCACGCCAACGGGCGGCCCGGCCACGATGCGCTCCGGGTCCCCCCGGGCGAGGTGCAGACCCTCTCCACCTACAACGCCAAGACCGGCGCGGCCTCCTTCAACACCGCGGGCCTCACCTGCTCCAACGTCAGCTGCCATGGCGGCCAGACCACCCCGAATTGGCAGACCGGCTCCATCAACGTGGACACCCAGTGCGCTTCCTGCCATGTCCGTGGAACCACCCAATTCAACAGCTACAACTCCGGGGAGCACAAAAAGCACGTGGTGGACGAAGGGATCGCATGCGTCGAATGCCACAACACCACAACGCTTGCGGTCAACCATTTCACCACCCTGGGCACATCGGCCATGGAGGGCCCAGCCTCAGCCACCATCGGCGGCGGCGCGACGGCGATCCCGGCGGGCGCCTGGAACGCCACGAACAAGACCTGCACCTTCAATTGCCATGGCCAGGAGAACCACAACAACGAGCAGTGGTAG
- a CDS encoding cytochrome c, which produces MNPFTHRLPGFNRLVLAALLVSGAALFGGDQAKDLPKFDGNLQKYWNDACARCHGANGNGRDNSGKALPDAGFDFTDSRKANKKKDSDWVKVTLVGKDKMPAFKDKMSEADVQKMITEIIRKFAAKR; this is translated from the coding sequence ATGAACCCCTTCACCCACCGCCTGCCAGGCTTCAACCGCCTGGTGCTCGCCGCTCTGCTCGTCTCGGGAGCCGCCCTGTTCGGCGGCGACCAGGCCAAGGACCTTCCCAAATTCGACGGCAATCTCCAGAAGTACTGGAATGATGCCTGCGCGCGCTGCCACGGCGCCAATGGCAATGGCCGGGACAACAGCGGCAAAGCGCTGCCGGACGCGGGCTTCGACTTCACCGACAGCCGCAAGGCGAACAAGAAGAAGGACAGCGATTGGGTGAAGGTGACCCTGGTGGGCAAAGACAAGATGCCCGCTTTCAAAGACAAGATGTCCGAAGCCGATGTCCAGAAAATGATCACCGAGATCATCCGCAAATTCGCGGCCAAGCGCTGA